Below is a window of Nomascus leucogenys isolate Asia chromosome 16, Asia_NLE_v1, whole genome shotgun sequence DNA.
TAGAATTGACCTGGTCCTGGTGAGTACCGCCTTAGATGCTGCCCTGAGCCCTGTGCTTTGCAGCACCTTGTTTGGTGCTCCTCCCTACTCAGTGGTGAATTCAAAGAACCTAGAGGACAACCCCCAGTTAGATCAGTGGTTCTTAGAGTAATTCCTTGGACCAGCAgaatcagcatcatctgggagcttactagaaatacaaattctagaCCCTACCACAAGCCTCTAGAGCCagagagaatttgcatttctagcaagtgcCTATGTGATGCTGATGATGCAGATTTAAAGACCACTGCAGATTTAGTGGCTTTGAGAGTCACTATTCCAGACCAAGCTCCAGATACCTGGGCCATAGAATTCTTGCCCAAATATCCCTGAGCTCACTTGCAGGGTCTGGACAGCCTCTTCATCCATTCAGTTCCCCCGAAGGTAGATCACACCAGTGATGTGTGCACCTGTGAAACTGTGCACAGCTTTAGGCTGTGAGCTGGGATGGCCACATGCTCACAGGTGAGGCCCCTTGAAGTAGGTGATGGAGCTAGtgtggaaagagaagagagaagaagctGAAGTCCCATTTGCATTCTTGCAATGAAACCTGGAAAGGGTAGGGGTGGGCTGGTCTTGCTGGAAAGATCATCAAAAATCCTAAGGCTGCAGAATCAGTAAGAGATCTTTCTCTACAGATGCTTACCTCAGTTTTAACTCAGCTGTGCAAATTAATCATTTATTAGCccacacactttttttaaaagagtaaaaacaaaagcAGGCTGATTTCCCCCATATTgcgtgagagagaaataaatcatAATTCTTTACACCTGCCTAATGCACTCCAGCCAGTGGCAAACCATCTCAAGAGTTGTGTAAGCAAAGATGGAAATGATTTCCTAAGGGAGCCTAGATTTTATCCCTAGCAAGCCCTGCAAATAATTTGGACTCTTTTCCCCTTACACACTGGCCACTTCTGGTTACTTTTAGACTCTAGTACCTGGACTACAGTGGAGAGGCAGTGGAGCTTaggggctaaatgctccaactcTGAATTAAATAGACATAAGTATGGCTCTTAGCCTCACCACTTTCTGGCTGTCTGACTTTTGGCAATACCTTAATTTCTCCAatccttggttttctcatctgcaaaatgggaataatacaaGTAATTACCTTTCAGAACTGTTCTGTGCAGGTGGATATAGATTAGAAATATGTTATTCCTAACAACATTTAGCTAGTGCAGCAAGTGCCTTAGATTTGCTGCTCTCATCTCATCCCTAGTttggggagagaggcaggaagcCAAGCCTAAGGCAGTACGTCCAGAGATCTGGGTGGAGGCTGAGCATTGTCAGACACAGGTTTCTTTGAAGGAGAAGAAAGTGTGCTGAATTCTCCCTGATTTTAATGTGACCCTGGTCTGTTTGAAGGTCTTGGCTTCCATAAATCAACTGCCTGCAGCAGCTTTTCCCTTTTCACCTCTCTAACCCTTCCCACACCCCATCTCAGGTTGGGGCATGTGTGTAAGAGTGAACCAGCCAGTGCTACGGTCAGCCCCGAGTACAAACTGGGTGTGACTGAGGCTCCAGAGCCAGTGCCCCCGGGCTACATCTGGACTGGTAGAGAGGGTTGGATGCTGGGCCCAGTGACACTTTTACTATTGAAATCGACCCAAACTTTACTAGCTTCTGGGGAAGGCTGAGGGCTTTGGGGATTTTTGTATTTGCTGggttgtaaatattttatgggAAGGCAGCCCAGGAAAATCTGGTTAGCTTTCCGCCTTGCACATTGAAGTGGAGTTGGCTTCATGCACAAATGTGTCAAAAAAGAAGTCCAGTTTTGCCTTGGTTCTGAAGAATTTGCCTTGGATTTTAAAAGCCTGTTACACTCGCCTACCTCATCTGtcctaaatttctttttctcattgatGACCAAACCTTTTATCTTCAGGAATAGTTGCAAAGCGAGAGAATTTTAGATTGGGAGTGGGAGGAGAGATGggaaagtctctctctctctctctctctctctctctctctctgtctctctctctctgtgtgtgtgtgtgtgtgtgtgtgtgtatctaattGTCCCTGGCTTAGGTTTTCTGCCTTCCAGgtgtatatttttctcattgaCTGCAGGATGTTCTCAATGGACAGATGcaaggtgtgtgtgtttgttcatTTGTCACCCCCTGCCCCCAATACTTCTGAAACTTCATtgctcttttgtttgttgtttaatgattggtgaataaataaataaatctctcaCCAGCTCTTCATTCTGCCTGCACTGTGTTGGACCCACCAAAACCGCCTGATGGGCAGCAATGTTACCCCAGACTAGTGAGTCTAAACTAGAACTGCACCTTTAAATCAtcttggagttaaaaaaaaaaaaaaaaaagcaaacaataaacaaaaatcccATGCCCGGTCCTGTCCTTAGACAGTGATTCAATAGGCTGAATCAAGCCCGGGCCCTGGCAGTTTTTCAGTTCTCCAGGACATTTTAGTGGGCCAGATTAAGACTCGCTGTCGTAGAAGTTTCCCACTTACCTGACCGGCGTGTGCTCCAGGTCAGGAACCGCCCTAGGCACTGAGGGGAGCAAGGTGGACAATGACATGGGCCTAGCTCCTGTGGGTTGGTGGAGGCAGACAGAGTGTTGCTGGGAAGGGCAGACTAATagggagataaaaataaacaaggtaATTGTAGATAATCCTAAGTACTTGGAAGATAATCAAGCCAGTCCTGTGATAGGGACCTGGAGAGCCTACTTTAGATCAGGATGGTCAGGGATGGCTacttggaggaggtgacatttgagacaTGAACGAGAACGAGCCAGCCCAGCCTGGAGGAGATCTGGGGGAAGTGCGGCCCAGGCTCGAGACCACAAACGGCACATTAGTGGTTACTAAGCCTTTTGGGGGGAAAACCCGGTAGGCCGCCGCCGCCTCGCCAGCAGCCACCGACTTCCGCCCTGAGAGTCCGGAGCTGACGCGGAGGAGGGGGCCTGCCCTGGCGCGCCCCCTTCCCTGCGCCATGCACCAGCCAGATGGGGAGCCGGGGTGGTCAGGCCCCGGGCCGGGCAAGCTGGACTCCCCGGCCGACCTGCCCCCACTCCCCGCCCTTTTCCTCCCGGGGCGGCCGAAGAGCACCAGGCTGATCTCCCCCTTAAGTGAAACtgactgtaattattttttatctcgCAGACGATCTCTCGCACACTCCTCTCCGGAGACAGAAGTATTTGTTTGATGTGTCCATGCTCTCagacaaagaagagctggtgGGCGCGGAGCTGCGGCTCTTTCGCCAGGCGCCCTCAGCGCCCTGGGGGCCACCAGCCGGGCCGCTCCACGTGCAGCTCTTCCCTTGCCTTTCGCCCTTGCTGCTGGACGCGCGGACCCTGGACCCGCAGGGGGCGCCGCCGGCCGGCTGGGAAGTCTTCGACGTGTGGCAGGGCCTGCGCCACCAGCCCTGGAAGCAGCTGTGCTTGGAGCTGCGGGCCGCATGGGGGGAGCCGGAAGccggggaggccgaggtgcgcgcGCGGGGACCCCAGCAACCGCCGCCCCCGGACCTGTGGAGTCTGGGCTTCGGCCGGAGGGTGCGGCCTCCCCAGGAGCGGGCCCTGCTCGTGGTATTCACCAGATCCCAGCGCAAGAACCTGTTTGCGGAGATGCGCGAGCAGCTGGGCTCGGCCGAGGCTGCGGGCCCCGGCGCGGGCGCCGAGGGGTCGTGGCCGCCGCCGTCGGGCGCCCCGGACGCCGGGCCTTGGCTGCCCTCGCCCGGCCGCCGGCGGCGGCGCACGGCCTTCGCCAGTCGCCATGGCAAGCGGCACGGCAAGAAGTCCAGGCTACGCTGCAGCAAGAAGCCCCTGCACGTGAACTTCAAGGAGCTGGGCTGGGACGACTGGATTATCGCGCCCCTAGAGTACGAGGCCTATCACTGCGAGGGTGTATGCGACTTCCCGCTGCGCTCGCACCTGGAGCCCACCAACCACGCCATCATCCAGACGCTGATGAACTCCATGGATCCCGGCTCCACCCCGCCTAGCTGCTGCGTGCCCACCAAATTGACTCCCATCAGCATCCTATACATCGACGCGGGCAATAATGTGGTCTACAAGCAGTACGAGGACATGGTGGTGGAGTCGTGCGGCTGCAGGTAGCGGTGCCTTTCCCGCCGCCTTGGCCCGGAACCGAGGCGGGCCAAGGTCCGCCTTGCAGGGGAGGCCTGGCTGCAGAGAGGCGGAGGAGGAAGCTGGcgctgagggaggctgagggtgaGGGAACAGCCTGGACGTGAGAGCCGGTGGGAGAGGAGGGAGCGCAGCCTTCCCAGTACCTTCTACCTGCCAGCCCAGAGGGAGATACGGATTTTCACACCTTGCCTGGCCACCCTGGAAAAACAAGCCAAGGAGgatttcttttgttctgttttttttttttttttctttctctctctctctctgtctattaCTGTGGCTTTGGATTTCCTTATGTGTCTTACAGGCTTTGatagaagggggaggggaggaaagatgCAAACCCGTTTCTCAACTGCTCCATGGATTGAAAAAATAACAGTTTAAAAAGGGAAACAATATGGGAGGAAGAATCACCGTTGACAGCATCTTGATTTGGCTGGTTTTTACATGTGTAAAGAAGGCGGGGTCTCTGGCCATGTCATAGCCCATGTCTTGTGCCCTCTCACACAGAAAGTGTTAGGTAGGGAAATTGGCAAAAGGAATAGTTAAGTCAGGAATGGGCCTGCCTGTAGGAGAGCTTTGAGAGAGGTGGGCCCACGGTCACCCATTTGTGTACTCTGTGAGTTTACCAGCTCTGTCCTGGCCTCTTTCGGTACGAGGAACTGGCAACCTTCATCTCACTCCTGAGGGCCCAGGTCTCTGCGTTCATTGTTGCTTTTTCtggtgggggcaaggggagctGGTATGGATGGAATGACAAGAATTAGTCCAAATGGAACCCCCTGAAGGATAGTGAGAAACCACAAGGCCTGCCTCTGACTGGGGCTGACACGGAGGTGcattagcccaggctggaggtagCCCACCCAAACGCCCTTTCTGATTCTaattgatttctttcaacagaatTTGCCAAAATTCAGTCATGCCCTTCTGAGGGGAAGGTGATTTCCCAGTTCAAAAAAATGGGCAGGAGTGGGGAACAAAACAATTAACATAAGAGCTACAAAGGAGGGAATAGAAACCAAGAAGTAGAAGGAGTCCCATCAGGAGGGAAGATGGTGGGCCTGAGGGAGGATGAGGATCAAGGGACAGGCCAGGAGCcaggagtggggaagggagggatgaaaGGGGACACAAGTCCTTGTCTCTgaagtttctttaaaatctaagttccctcccctctctttGACATTCCTAAAAGATTACCAGCCAGCAATAGCCCAGGGCTCCCCCAAAAGAATTGTTTCAGATTGTAATTATCAGTTAggcaatgtttttaaaacttagtaaTGAGAAACTGTGAAAAGAGCCAAGTGTTACATTGAGCttggggtgggagatggggaaCAGGCAGTGAGGAAGGAGACAGGGGTGGAATTCATCTTCTGGGAGGAAGCTGGAGAGAGCACAGTGAAATTGAAATATCCATTCCCAGATAGTCAAAAACATGAACTTTCCCCCAGCCTGCACCAGTATTGTTTTCAAACATTGCCCATGAGTAGGCCCTTTGAAGAGTTAGCTTCTTCCTCATCTTTGACTATAAAATTGTTTAATCAATGGAATTTGTACCAGCCCTTaaaaaagttttagtttttcCTAAGTGATTTTGCTCTCTTCCAATCTAAACCTGTTGCTTGTTTGGTTCAGAGAACTACAAACTGTCAAAGAAAGGGTGGGGCTGATAAGAAATGCTAATATAaaaatgctaagtgaaaaaaagacTTGGCcaggagaaataatttaaaatgcacatttgcTTTGGATGCACTGTTGTTCTGTTAAGgctgtatatatttgtttatttaaggtGACTGAAAGTGCAAAGAGGAAATGGACAGCATGCAATTCATCCTAATGTACAAAACGTTATATGCACTCAAATGttataatttctaatatttttaaagtttatattcgAGTTGTACAAAGTTAAGCATTAatcagatatttcattttttcatagttatcattttcttaaatattattacAAAATTTTAAGTCTGTCTAATGgagagttttttttaaactgtctACCTCATATAATACAAGTATTTACAACACTAAAGTTACCAGAGGTCAATGAATAATCAAACCATTTTTTACAGTACACCTTTCCTGGATGATATGCAATCGAATGCTATATTATTAAActcatttttctccttaataACTCAGCCTGGTTTATATGGATGGATTTAGAAAAATCCTTTTCTCACAGAATTATTGTCAGAGGTAGTTTGTTCCAGTATGGGACTGAATGTCTGAAAACaaactgatgattttaaaaatctatcatttAATGCATTACACTTTTTCTTCATAACTCTTCAATAACTCCTTTTTCATGACATTTTTATTCACTAGAATAAGGCCAAATCCTTGTCACCTATTAGATCAGTGTTTATAAGCCTGTCcctcatcccagcacttcaagaatCCAAATAGAAATTGGATGATTTCTTAGTTTCTTTAGTgttgaaaaaaacaaagcagtaaTGTTGAGGTAAGAAAGTGGTTACCTAAGTCAACCGAGATTGTCAGTGTAATTACTCTTTACCTTTGTGGCATACTGGAGGCAGAAGATACAAATGTTTTTCTGTGCTTGCTGTGAATTGGGGAACTCATGTGTGAGTGTGAGCACTCACTCTATCAGGCATGATGTTATTCTACACATGTAGAATCTCATTTAAAACCCTcagaggtagatattattataatccccattttacagatgaggaaaccaaggtgcAGAGAATTTAAGTAACCTGCCTGTGGGCATCCAGCCAGGGAATTGTAGTTAGGATTTAAAATTAGTTCATTTAGACTCTAGAGCCTGAGGAGTTAACCACTGTACAATTCTGTCCCCAGATCATCTACCTGCTCTCTGATTGGTCCCTAAATATTGACGTGGGGAACGTGCAGTTAGCTACAATCCTTAGGGTTGGTCACCTGGCAGAGGAGGAGATGGTACAGGGGCCAGCAGCATTGCCTGACGTTTTGGAGTGTGTGAATTGTAACTGCTGGCATAAGGGCAGCTGAAAAATGGGTATGGGTTGCAAAACTCCTTGAATCTTTAGCTTTGGGCTTGGCCCAGTAAACCTATAGTTTAAGCCATTACTGGGCTTTGGTTCTCTGCTCTTTGCTGGGACTGCCCTGGGTGTGATTTTTATGAGTTTTGGTTATCAACACAATAGTCAATTTACAAATAGGTCATGTTTCAAAAAACTGGTTGCAAGTGGACCCTTAG
It encodes the following:
- the GDF6 gene encoding growth/differentiation factor 6, with translation MDTPRVLLSAVFLISFLWDLPGFQQASISSSSSSAELGSTKGMRSRKEGKMQRAPRESDAAREGQEPQPPPQDKPRAQQPRAQEPPGRGPRVVPHEYMLSIYRTYSIAEKLGINASFFQSSKSANTITSFVDRGLDDLSHTPLRRQKYLFDVSMLSDKEELVGAELRLFRQAPSAPWGPPAGPLHVQLFPCLSPLLLDARTLDPQGAPPAGWEVFDVWQGLRHQPWKQLCLELRAAWGEPEAGEAEVRARGPQQPPPPDLWSLGFGRRVRPPQERALLVVFTRSQRKNLFAEMREQLGSAEAAGPGAGAEGSWPPPSGAPDAGPWLPSPGRRRRRTAFASRHGKRHGKKSRLRCSKKPLHVNFKELGWDDWIIAPLEYEAYHCEGVCDFPLRSHLEPTNHAIIQTLMNSMDPGSTPPSCCVPTKLTPISILYIDAGNNVVYKQYEDMVVESCGCR